The region TAAAATGGAAATGCACCGTGACCTGGAGTGCCCGGTTTGGGACGAGTTTACGGATATTGTGGCAAAACATGACGAACGCGGCGCTGATGCGGTTGGTTTTTTGGACCGGTTCGCGTTCTATGATGCGGCAAAGGATGCCTATGCGGTGGTGTCCACCTCAGAGACGGCATTTTACGCCTGCATCATGATACAAAAAGGCTGCCTGTAGAGGCAGAGCGGAGGGATTTTACATGCTTGAGACATTAAAGGAGCAGGTGGTTGCAGTGGCAAAGGAGGCGGAGCGCCTCGGCATGTGCAGGCACAAATCAGGCAATTTCAGCATATTTGACCCGGAGACAGGGTATGTGGTGATTACGCCCAGCGGCGTGGCCAGGGATGTACTGGGAACGGAACATGTCTGTGTCATGGACCTTTGGGGTAAGGTAATCGAGAGGGCGGCGGAGGTCAAGCCGTCCAGCGAGGCCATGATGCACCTGTATATTTATAAGGAAAGAAAAGATATCCGGGCAATCGTGCACACCCACGCCCGTTATTCAACGGCGTTTTCCATCATGAACAAGCCTATTATGCCCATTGTTTATGAGTGCGCCTACCTGGGTAAGACGGGAACGGTCCCCGTGGCTCCTTATGGAAGGGCAGGAACCGTGGACCTGGCCCGGAAGGTGGCTGAGGTGATGAAGGAGTATGACTGCTGCCTCATGGAGAGCCACGGAGCCATTGCAGCAGACAAGGACATGGACGCGGCATTTTTAAAGGCCCAGTACGTGGAGGAAATTGCGGAGATGTATTACATCACCCTGGCCGCCGGAAACGGGGCCGAACCACATGCCCTGCCTGTGGAGGAGCTGCAGAAGTGGGCTTATCCAAAAGAAATCATTCTTTAGGAGGACAGAACAATGAAAAAAATTATCAATGCCCCGGAACACTATACAGACGACATGCTGCTCGGAATCTACGCTGCCCACCCGGACATGGTGAAATATGTGGAGGATGACCTCCGCTGCTACTGTACGGCAAAGAAGAAACAGGGAAAGGTGGCTATCATTACCGGCGGAGGCACCGGGCATCTGCCGCTGTTTCTTGGATATGTGGGGGAGAACCTGCTGGACGGCTGTGGCGTTGGCGGTGTGTTCCAGTCGCCGTCCTCGGAGCAGATTTACAATGTGGCCAAGGAAGCGGAAGCCGGTGCAGGAGTCCTGTTCCTCTATGGGAATTATACAGGGGACATTATGAACTTTGATATGGCGGCAGAGATGCTGGACATGGATGATATCAGGACTGCCAGCATTGTGGGGGCGGACGATGTGCTCTCCAATAAGGACGCCCAGGTGCGCCGCGGAGTAGCCGGAATTTTCTTTATGTATAAGTGCGC is a window of Enterocloster clostridioformis DNA encoding:
- a CDS encoding class II aldolase/adducin family protein, yielding MLETLKEQVVAVAKEAERLGMCRHKSGNFSIFDPETGYVVITPSGVARDVLGTEHVCVMDLWGKVIERAAEVKPSSEAMMHLYIYKERKDIRAIVHTHARYSTAFSIMNKPIMPIVYECAYLGKTGTVPVAPYGRAGTVDLARKVAEVMKEYDCCLMESHGAIAADKDMDAAFLKAQYVEEIAEMYYITLAAGNGAEPHALPVEELQKWAYPKEIIL